A region of the Blattabacterium cuenoti genome:
TGGATCTGCAGTATATATTACTTTTTCCATTAAGCTATAATTCTTTTCTTCCTTCATCCTATTAGCTATAATCACATGATCTTTTTCTTGGATATAGATCTCCTTAGCATTCCACATTTTTTCACCTAAGTCTAGGTGAAAAAAACTGTAAATAGAATACTTTTTATCCCCTTTTTGGATATAAATTGGATAGTTTTTTTTTCCTATAGCGTGTATATATCCCTTTTTCCAATTGAACTCTATCCTATTGGCTTCAATTTTCGTATCAAGATATTCTATTAAAGCATTTCCATTTAAATAAGATTTTCCTTCTTCTATATTATGTTCTTGAATATCAGAATTATACTTAACTTTATTTAAAGAATTTTCTTCATCAAATTTATCGATCTCTATCTTTGATTCAGAAAAGGATATAGAATTCTTATTTTCCTTTCTTGCGTAACTAAAAATAGGGAATAAAAACAATAAAAAAATTATGGTTCTAGGCAACTGAATTAAATTTCTTAAATAATAACTATAACTATGCTATGAAAAAAAAGGCTTTACTTCACATTCACATAGAAAAAAATCCTATATAACCTATTTTTTTTCAATTAGATTTTTCTTGTTTTCAACTTATCTGCACACAAACCTAATATCTCTAATAGAGTAATATGAAATACTGGATGATATTTTCTTGGTGTTATTTCACACATAGGTTCTAGAGCGAATCTACGAAAATGTAATAAAGGATGTGGAATAGTTAAAATAGAACTGTGCATTATAAGATGATCGTAAAACAAAATATCTATATCTATTTCTCTATCCTTGTACTTTCTTTTTTCATAAGAATCATTTTTATCCGTAATAGATTTAGATTTTCTTCCGAGAATCAATTCAATATGATAGATTTTTTCCAAAATCTCCATGGGAGAATAAAAAGTTTTTATATGTAAAGCCCTATTATAAAAAGTAGATGTATTTTTATTCATATTCCAAGCTTCACTTTCAAAATAAGAGGATTTTTTAATTATTTTTCCTATTTCTTTAGAAATTAAGAAAAAAGATTTTTCTAAATAATTTTTTTTATTATTTTTATTGCTTCCTTGTAATAAGAAAATATCATGTTCTTTCAAAAAAGAAAATTTTTCTTAGTAATTTACTGAAAAACTGCATTTTTCATGAAGTTATTTTTTTATTTAAATTGAGCGAATATTTTCATAAAAAAATATCAATGGGTTTAGTTGACTTTATGAAGAATCTATTTACTCAAGAAATCGCCATAGATTTAGGGACAGCGAATACTCTTATCATGCATAACAATAAAGTGATTGTAGATTTACCTTCTATAATTGCCATAGATGTCAGAACTAAAAAAGTGTTAGCTGTAGGAGAAGAAGCCAAACAAATGCAAGGAAAAACGCATGATAATATTAAGATTTATAAGCCATTAAAAGATGGGGTGATTGCAGACTACCAAGTAGCAGAGTTAATGATCAGAGAGTTTATACAAAAAATTCCAGGTATAAATAAAAAGTTATTTACCCCATCCCTAACTATGGTTATTTGTATTCCATCCGGAATTACGGAAGTAGAAAAAAGAGCCGTAAAAGATTCAGCACAACATCTTAATGCAAAAGAAGTCTATTTAATTGAAGAACCAATGGCCGCAGCTATTGGTTCTGGAATCTCGGTAACTAAAGCTGAAGGAAATATGATTATTGATATTGGTGGAGGAACTACAGAATGTGGAGTCATCGCTTTAGGTGGAATTGTTTGTCAAAAATCTATTAAAATAGCTGGAGATGTTTTTACTAATGATATAGCTTATTTTCTTCGTACGAAATATAATTTCTACATAGGAGAAAGAACTGCAGAAAAAATAAAAATAGATATAGGTTCAGCTATAGAAGCTATTGAAAACCCTCCGGAAAATATTCATATACAAGGAAGAGATCTTCCTACAGGAAAACCTAAAGAAATGAATATTTCTTATAAAGAAACTATTCCTGCACTGGATAAATCCATTTTACGTATTGAAGATGCAGTTATGGAAACACTTTCTAGAACCCCTCCAGAACTGGCTGCAGATATTTACAAAACAGGTATATATATGGCAGGAGGAGGTTCTCTTTTAAGAGGTTTAGATAAAAGAATTTCTAAAAAAACGGGTCTTTCTGTTTTTTTAGTAGAGGATCCTTTGAGGGCCGTTGTGAAAGGAACGGGTGTCGCTTTAAAAAATATTGATAAATTTACATTTTTAATGAAATAGAATAGGGGGGTTTAATATTATGCGTGAACTTTGGAATTTTTTTTTAAAATGGCGTTTTTTTATTTTTTTCATTTTTTTAGAATCCTCAGCTCTTTTTCTTTCTTTTTCAAAAAAGAATTTTCCAATCTATACAGGATCTTCTAGCTTTCTTCTTGGAAAAATTTATGAAACTATTTATCGATTACGTAGTTATTTTTTATTAGAAATTGAAAATGAAATTCTTATAAAAGAAAATATAAAATTGCGTCATGCGTCTATTTCTTCAAAAATAAAAAAAATAAATAAAGATTTTAAAGAAGAAAATGTAGAATATTTACAACAGTATATTTATACCCCCGTCAAAATTATCAATAATAGTATTCATGAACAGGAAAATTATATAACTATTAATAAAGGAAGTTTAGATGGAATAAAAATAGATATGGGGATAATTTTATCTGATGGAATTGCAGGAATTATTATAAAAACTTCTCCACATTTTAGTATTGCAATTTCTCTTTTAAATCCAAAAATTAAAGTAAATGCTAGGTTAAGAAAAAACAAATATTTTGGAACTGTTAGTTGGGATGGATTGGACCATGAACATGTTGTTTTATATGATATTCCTAAACATTCCATTTTTTCTAAGGGAGATATTGTGGAAACAGATGGAAAATCAGCTACTTTCCCTGAGGGGATCCCTATAGGAAAAGTTTCTTCTTATAAATTTGATGAAGAACATGCCAATTATGTTATAAGAGTTCAACTTTTTTCCAATTTTTCAACCATAGAAAATGCTTATGTGGTAAAAAATTTATTTAAGAAAGAATGGAATAATATTCAACTTTATAAAGTTGAACATAAATAATGAATTCTATTAAAAGTTTTCTTATACACGTTTTTTATATTTTTATTCTTTGTTTAATTCAAATATCTATATTAAATCCTATATTTTTTGGATGGTACACTTATATATATATACTTTTTATATTGATTTATTCCTATCATGGAAATAGATTTCTGTTTTTATTCTTATCATTTATAATTGGCTGTATTATAGATAATTGTATGAATACAGGAGGAAATCATGCTTTTTCTACGACTCTTTCTGCTTTTTTTAGATTAAGATTTTTACAATTTTTTGACGGAAAAAATTACATTAATCAAAATGATTTTTCAATTTATGAATTGCCATTTATTAGAAAAATTCTTTACATATTCTCATTAGTTATCATGCATCATTTTTCTTTGTTTATACTAGAAATATTTAAAATCTCTCATTTTAATAAAATTATCTTATTGAAAACTACATTTAGCAGTATTTTTACAACTATTTTATGTATTATATATTTTTTCTTTAGAAAGATTAAACATTGAAAAAATTATACATATTTTATATTTTTCTAAGTTCTATAGGTTTAATTTTTATAATCAGGTTATTTTATATACAGATATATACTGAGAAGTATATTTTAAATGCATTTAATACTTCTATTAAACAAGAAATTATTATTCCTGAAAGAGGATCTATTTTTGATAGAAACAACAATTTATTAGTGTTCAATAAGTCTATTTATGAATTGATAGTTATTCCTATGCTTATAGATGAACATTTTAATATCATAGAATTTTGTAATCTTCTAGGAATAGAAAAAGATACTTTTTACAAAAATTTAGAAAAAGCAAAAGCTTATTCAAAGTATTTACCATCTGTTTTTCTTCCTTTTCTTTCAAAAGAAAAATTTGCTACTATACAAGAAAAACTTTATAAGTATAAGGGTTTTGATTGGACAAAACGTTCTCTTAGAGATTACAAAGTAGAAAGTTCTGCAAATATTTTAGGATATATAGGAGAAGTGACACAAAAAGATATCAAGAAGGAATCCAATTATTATCAAATAGGAGATTTTATAGGTTGGGCTGGAGTAGAAAAATCTTATGAAAAGATTTTAAGAGGAAAAAAAGGAGTTAAATATTGGATTAGAGATAGAAATGGATGCATTATAGGAAGTTATAACAACAAAAAAAATAATGTAAAAGCCATTAGTGGAAATGATATTTCATTAACGATTGATTGGAAATTGCAAGATTATGCAGAAAAACTTATGTATCAAAAAAAAGGAGGAATAGTCGCTATTAATCCTAAGAATGGAGAAATTTTATCTTTAGTTTCTAGTCCTATTAATAATCCTAACTTGTTTGTAGGAATTCATCGTTCTGAAGAATTTAGAAAATTAATTAAAAATACAATAGATTACCCCTTATTAGATCGAACTACACAAGCTCGTTATCCTCCAGCGTCTCCGTTTAAATTATTAACGGAATTGGCTGGTCTTCAAATGGGAGTAGTAAACAAAAACACTACTTTCGTATGCTATAAGGGATTTAGATACGGGAAAAAGAGAATTCATTGTCATTCTGGGATTCATGGATTACCTATAGGAATAGAAACGGCTGTAGCTGTATCTTGTAATAATTATTTTGCACAAGTTTATAAACGTGTGATTGAAAAATATCCAAAAAATTTAACAAAAGGGGTCAATGAATGGAGTGAGATTATTAAAAGTTTTGGATTTGGAAATTATTTATATAATGATTTAGCTACGGGAGAAAAAGGAGTGATTCCATCTGGAGATTATTACAATAAAAAATATGGAGATTCAAAATGGAATGCTCTGACGATTATTTCAAATAGCATTGGTCAAGGAGAAATAAATGTTACTCCTATTCAATTAGCTAATATGGTTTGTTCTATAGCAAATAAAGGTTTTTTTTATACTCCACATATTGTAAAATCTATTAATTATCAACCTATTTCTAATCCTAATTATACTAGGGCTAAACACACTAAAGTAAAAAGTAAGTATTTCAATTTAATTATTAGTGGAATGGAAAAAGTTTTTATAATTGGAACCGGAAAAAGTTTTAGATCTTCGGATATTAGAATGGCTGGAAAAACTGGAACTGCACAAAATTTTATTAAAGTGAATCAAAAGATGGTTCCTCTACCTGATCATTCTATTTTCATTTTATTTGCCCCTGTAGAAGACCCTAAAATAGCTATTTCAGTGATTATAGAAAATGGCGGATTTGGATCTCGTTGGGCAGGACCTATAGCTAGTCTTCTTGCAGAGAAATATATTAGAAATCAAGTAAAAAGGGAAAATCTTGAGAAAAGAATAATGACTTCAGGACTACAAAAGGTATACGATACTATAGCAAACATGAAAGTGATCGATTCCACTAATAAATAATACAAAAAATTCTATTGATAAAAAGAAATAAAACATTACTAAGAAATATAGACTGGTATATCGTTCTTCTTTATGTTTTTATGACCTCTTTTGGAGGTATGAACCTTTATTCTGTTTCTACTGAAAAAGCAGAAAAGCAGTTGATATGGATTCTATTAAGTCTTATTTTCATATTTATAGTTTTTTTATTTAAACCTATACATTATAAATATTTTTCTCCTTATTTTTTCTTATTTACGTTAATTCTTTTAATTGGAGTATTCTTTTTAGGAAAAAATGTGAATGGATCAAAATCTTGGTATGTTTTTGGTCCCATTAGTTTTCAACCTTCTGAATTATCAAAGATATCGACATCTTTGATGATAGCTCATCTTATGAGTCAAGAAGATTTTCAAAAAAATAAAAAAATATTATTATATATATTTATAATATTAATATTACCTGCTGTTTTAATTCTTCTTCAACCAGATCCAGGTTCAGCTATAGTTTTTTCCTCTTTTATTCTTACTTTATATAGAGAAGGATTGTCTATTTTTTTTATATTTTATGCATTTATTTTAATTTTTTTGTTTATTCTTTCACTAAATATATCACCTTGGATCCTAACTTCTTTATTATTTTTAATTTTATTNNNNNNNNNNNNNNNNNNNNNNNNNNNNNNNNNNNNNNNNNNNNNNNNNNNNNNNNNNNNNNNNNNNNNNNNNNNNNNNNNNNNNNNNNNNNNNNNNNNNNNNNNNNNNNNNNNNNNNNNNNNNNNNNNNNNNNNNNNNNNNAAAAAAAAAGATCCATAAATGATTTATTTTTTTATCTCTTGTTTATTATCAGTTTTTCTATTTTTGTTTTTATTTCTCCACTTTTTTATCAAAAATTTTTGAAAAAACATCACAAGGATAGAATTAATATCCTATTTCAAAATGAATTTGATAGAAAATACAGAGAAAACGTAGGGTATAATCTACTTTATTCAAAAACAGCAATTGGTTCTGGAAAATTTTTTGGAAAAGGATATCAAAAAGGAACCATTACAAAAGGAAAATTTTTGCCAGAACAACATACAGATTATATTTTTTGTACGGTAGGAGAAGAATGGGGGTTTATAGGAAGTGTTACTTTAATTATAATTTATTTATTATTTATTAGTCGTATATACTTTTTATCTGAAAGACAAAAAGATCCTTTTGGAAGAATTTTTGGATACTCAGTAGGAAATATTCTTTTCATCCACATCCTTATCAATTTAGGAATGGTTATGGGATTATTTCCAACCATAGGGATTGTTTTACCTTTTTTCAGTTACGGTGGATCTTCTCTTTGGTCTTTCACCGTTTTATTATTTATTTTTATTCGATTAGACGTTTCAAATCAAACAAGTTTGTTATAATAAATAGCATTTCATCATGAAAAAATCTTCGTGAATACTGATATAAATAATTTTTATTTGTTTATCTTTAGTTCAGATTTTTATTAAAATTAGGGGCTGGTTTTGGAATAGACAGCAAGATTATTGACAAAGGAAAGCATATCGTGTTACGTAAGGAGTTACACGTAAATACCGCGTTACAAGTATAAATGGCGAAAAACAATACGCTTTTGCTGCTTAATGAAAAATAATATTATCATTATAGCTTGATCTGTAAGACACAGAAGCAAAATATCTCTCAGAAATCCTCCTTATAGTTTCTGATGATATAGAGGTACTCAAAATATAAGGATAAGAAAACGGATGATTCTTAAGTTTTCCAATTAGATTCTGAATCTAGGATTAGATGAGGAATCCAAAGAACGATTCTAATCTAAAAAAAATAGACTTTGGATAAATATGTAGAACTCCTTTTTCGTACTTGTTTGGACGCGGGTTCGAATCCCGCCAGCTCCACTTTTCATCTGATCAATTTTTTAATTGTATTGTGAGTTCTGTTTCTTTCAAAAACAACAAAAGAATACAATTTTTTTTCTGTAGTCTTCTTTCAGGATTTTTGTTAGGATTAGGATGGCCTACCTATGGGAATCCTTTGTTTTTATTCATCGCTTTTGTTCCTTTATTATATCTAGAAGAATCCTTGAGTTATTCTTCTTTCAAAAAAATTTTTTTCTGGTCCTTTCTTACTTTTTTTACCTGGAACGCTCTTTCTACATGGTGGTTATCTTATGCAAAAAAACCTAATGGAGATTTTGCTATAATAGAAGCCTATTTGATTCCTGTTATGCTTAATTCTTTTTTTATGTCGATTGTATTTTCAATTTATTCGTATGTAAAAAAAAATGTAGAAGATCAAAATATAGGAGACCTATTCTTAGTTTGTATATGGATATCGTTTGAAAAAATGCACTTAGAATGGGAGCTTTCTTGGCCTTGGTTGAATCTAGGAAATGGTTTTTCTAATCATCCAGAATGGATTCAATGGTATGAATATACTGGAATTTTAGGAGGGACTCTATGGATATGGAGTGTCAATATAGGACTCATGAAATCGATTACTGAATATCAAAAGAATGAGAATAAACTCACTTTATATAAAAATATTTTTTTTAATGTAGGAAAAATATTTTTCCTTATTTTTATTTCAAATTATTTATATTCAAAATGTGAGGAATG
Encoded here:
- the folK gene encoding 2-amino-4-hydroxy-6-hydroxymethyldihydropteridine diphosphokinase translates to MKEHDIFLLQGSNKNNKKNYLEKSFFLISKEIGKIIKKSSYFESEAWNMNKNTSTFYNRALHIKTFYSPMEILEKIYHIELILGRKSKSITDKNDSYEKRKYKDREIDIDILFYDHLIMHSSILTIPHPLLHFRRFALEPMCEITPRKYHPVFHITLLEILGLCADKLKTRKI
- a CDS encoding rod shape-determining protein, which encodes MGLVDFMKNLFTQEIAIDLGTANTLIMHNNKVIVDLPSIIAIDVRTKKVLAVGEEAKQMQGKTHDNIKIYKPLKDGVIADYQVAELMIREFIQKIPGINKKLFTPSLTMVICIPSGITEVEKRAVKDSAQHLNAKEVYLIEEPMAAAIGSGISVTKAEGNMIIDIGGGTTECGVIALGGIVCQKSIKIAGDVFTNDIAYFLRTKYNFYIGERTAEKIKIDIGSAIEAIENPPENIHIQGRDLPTGKPKEMNISYKETIPALDKSILRIEDAVMETLSRTPPELAADIYKTGIYMAGGGSLLRGLDKRISKKTGLSVFLVEDPLRAVVKGTGVALKNIDKFTFLMK
- the mreC gene encoding rod shape-determining protein MreC, which encodes MRELWNFFLKWRFFIFFIFLESSALFLSFSKKNFPIYTGSSSFLLGKIYETIYRLRSYFLLEIENEILIKENIKLRHASISSKIKKINKDFKEENVEYLQQYIYTPVKIINNSIHEQENYITINKGSLDGIKIDMGIILSDGIAGIIIKTSPHFSIAISLLNPKIKVNARLRKNKYFGTVSWDGLDHEHVVLYDIPKHSIFSKGDIVETDGKSATFPEGIPIGKVSSYKFDEEHANYVIRVQLFSNFSTIENAYVVKNLFKKEWNNIQLYKVEHK
- the mrdA gene encoding penicillin-binding protein 2, with protein sequence MKKLYIFYIFLSSIGLIFIIRLFYIQIYTEKYILNAFNTSIKQEIIIPERGSIFDRNNNLLVFNKSIYELIVIPMLIDEHFNIIEFCNLLGIEKDTFYKNLEKAKAYSKYLPSVFLPFLSKEKFATIQEKLYKYKGFDWTKRSLRDYKVESSANILGYIGEVTQKDIKKESNYYQIGDFIGWAGVEKSYEKILRGKKGVKYWIRDRNGCIIGSYNNKKNNVKAISGNDISLTIDWKLQDYAEKLMYQKKGGIVAINPKNGEILSLVSSPINNPNLFVGIHRSEEFRKLIKNTIDYPLLDRTTQARYPPASPFKLLTELAGLQMGVVNKNTTFVCYKGFRYGKKRIHCHSGIHGLPIGIETAVAVSCNNYFAQVYKRVIEKYPKNLTKGVNEWSEIIKSFGFGNYLYNDLATGEKGVIPSGDYYNKKYGDSKWNALTIISNSIGQGEINVTPIQLANMVCSIANKGFFYTPHIVKSINYQPISNPNYTRAKHTKVKSKYFNLIISGMEKVFIIGTGKSFRSSDIRMAGKTGTAQNFIKVNQKMVPLPDHSIFILFAPVEDPKIAISVIIENGGFGSRWAGPIASLLAEKYIRNQVKRENLEKRIMTSGLQKVYDTIANMKVIDSTNK
- the rodA gene encoding rod shape-determining protein RodA encodes the protein MIKRNKTLLRNIDWYIVLLYVFMTSFGGMNLYSVSTEKAEKQLIWILLSLIFIFIVFLFKPIHYKYFSPYFFLFTLILLIGVFFLGKNVNGSKSWYVFGPISFQPSELSKISTSLMIAHLMSQEDFQKNKKILLYIFIILILPAVLILLQPDPGSAIVFSSFILTLYREGLSIFFIFYAFILIFLFILSLNISPWILTSLLFLIL
- the rodA gene encoding rod shape-determining protein RodA, whose protein sequence is KKRSINDLFFYLLFIISFSIFVFISPLFYQKFLKKHHKDRINILFQNEFDRKYRENVGYNLLYSKTAIGSGKFFGKGYQKGTITKGKFLPEQHTDYIFCTVGEEWGFIGSVTLIIIYLLFISRIYFLSERQKDPFGRIFGYSVGNILFIHILINLGMVMGLFPTIGIVLPFFSYGGSSLWSFTVLLFIFIRLDVSNQTSLL